One window from the genome of Amycolatopsis sp. NBC_01480 encodes:
- a CDS encoding SDR family NAD(P)-dependent oxidoreductase encodes MSNQGVIVTGAATGLGRAIAARLGRDGYQVAVTDVDADGAKRVAAEIEEAGGRAESWRLDVADPAAVESTVTAIAERFGGLYGLVNNAGVGRATPFLQMRVEDWDQVQAVNARGVFLMSRHVAPLLVAAGGGAIVNISSIAGRDGFPLWSHYAASKHAVIGLTRAMARELGPDQVRVNAVCPGVIKTAIWSAEAQQVDDPDALMAEFASRMPLRRPQTADDVAGATAFLLSPDANSITGQSLGVDGGLLT; translated from the coding sequence ATGAGCAACCAAGGTGTGATCGTCACCGGTGCGGCCACCGGCCTCGGCCGGGCCATCGCCGCCCGGCTGGGCCGTGACGGGTACCAGGTCGCGGTGACCGATGTCGACGCCGACGGCGCGAAGCGCGTCGCCGCGGAGATCGAGGAAGCGGGCGGCCGGGCCGAGTCGTGGCGGCTCGACGTGGCCGACCCCGCGGCGGTGGAGAGCACCGTGACCGCGATCGCCGAGCGATTCGGCGGCCTCTACGGGCTGGTGAACAACGCCGGAGTGGGGCGGGCGACCCCGTTCCTGCAGATGCGGGTGGAGGACTGGGACCAGGTCCAGGCCGTCAACGCCCGGGGCGTGTTCCTCATGTCGCGCCACGTCGCCCCCCTGCTGGTGGCGGCGGGTGGCGGGGCCATCGTCAACATCTCGTCGATCGCGGGCCGCGACGGGTTCCCCCTGTGGTCGCACTACGCCGCGTCCAAGCACGCCGTCATCGGCCTGACCCGCGCGATGGCCCGGGAGCTGGGGCCCGACCAGGTCCGCGTCAACGCCGTCTGCCCCGGCGTGATCAAAACCGCCATCTGGAGCGCCGAGGCGCAGCAGGTCGACGACCCGGACGCGTTGATGGCGGAGTTCGCCTCGCGGATGCCGCTGCGCCGGCCGCAGACGGCCGACGACGTCGCGGGCGCCACCGCGTTCCTGCTCTCGCCCGACGCCAACAGCATCACCGGCCAGTCGCTGGGCGTCGACGGCGGACTGCTGACCTGA
- a CDS encoding 2,3-butanediol dehydrogenase: MKALRWHGRGDIRLDDVPVPVPGPAELLVKVTWCGICGSDLKEWQAGPVVIADGPHPATHAEPPITMGHEFVGVVADVGPAVAGWAAGDRVALEAELRCGACRQCRRGDYHLCDMAAYLGFNADGGLAEYVTVDPAQAVRIPDDVDDEAAALLEPLAVAVHAVRRGTPDIGDSVAVLGAGAVGLGVTAVARAHGAGLITIVDPLARRTGLAREFGADRTFADAATAGEHDEDAELRATGGYDVVVECSGQPTALASAIALTRRGGVVVTVGLHSEPVTFDLNELTMNERDIRGSLGYQRDFPRALALLAAGKIPAKPMVTRRTDLGHVIDDGFTALLEHGADHIKILVGP, encoded by the coding sequence ATGAAGGCACTGCGGTGGCACGGACGCGGCGACATCCGCCTCGACGACGTCCCCGTGCCGGTCCCCGGCCCGGCCGAGCTCCTCGTCAAGGTGACCTGGTGCGGCATCTGCGGTTCCGACCTCAAGGAGTGGCAGGCCGGGCCGGTCGTCATCGCCGACGGCCCGCACCCCGCGACCCACGCCGAGCCCCCGATCACGATGGGGCACGAGTTCGTCGGGGTGGTCGCCGACGTCGGGCCGGCCGTCGCCGGATGGGCGGCCGGGGACCGCGTCGCGCTGGAGGCCGAGTTGCGCTGCGGTGCCTGCCGGCAGTGCCGGCGCGGCGACTACCACCTCTGTGACATGGCGGCCTACCTAGGCTTCAACGCCGACGGCGGCCTGGCGGAGTACGTCACCGTCGACCCGGCGCAGGCCGTGCGCATTCCCGACGACGTCGACGACGAAGCCGCGGCCCTGCTCGAGCCGCTGGCGGTCGCCGTGCACGCCGTCCGCCGCGGCACCCCGGACATCGGCGACTCGGTCGCGGTGCTCGGCGCGGGGGCCGTCGGGCTCGGCGTGACGGCGGTGGCCCGCGCCCACGGCGCCGGGCTGATCACCATCGTCGACCCGCTCGCGCGCCGCACCGGCCTCGCCCGCGAATTCGGGGCGGACCGGACCTTCGCGGACGCGGCGACGGCCGGCGAGCACGACGAGGACGCGGAGCTGCGCGCCACCGGCGGCTACGACGTCGTCGTCGAGTGCTCGGGCCAACCCACCGCACTCGCCTCGGCGATCGCGCTCACCCGCCGCGGCGGGGTCGTCGTCACGGTCGGACTGCACAGCGAGCCGGTGACGTTCGACCTCAACGAGCTGACCATGAACGAGCGCGACATCCGCGGGTCGCTGGGTTACCAGCGCGACTTCCCGCGCGCGCTGGCGCTGCTGGCCGCCGGGAAGATCCCGGCCAAGCCGATGGTCACCCGGCGCACGGACCTCGGCCACGTGATCGACGACGGCTTCACGGCGTTGCTGGAGCACGGCGCGGACCACATCAAGATCCTTGTCGGGCCCTGA
- a CDS encoding MFS transporter, with translation MTDSTPTTTGDEATSGTPSTPVARIDPREARTVVLSSAVGTTIEFYDFALYGLASALVFAPQFFPTANPVAGQLGALASFAIGFFFRPVGGIVAGHFGDRIGRKQVMIWSFLVMGFSTLLIAFLPTYSTIGLAAPALLVLLRAIQGIAAGAEWGGAALMAVEHAPPEKRGLYGSAPAFGTTAGPLLSTTVFVVLSAVNPGGFVGGGWRIAFGLSFVLLVFGFYLRRRVTESPLFESALAHEPPRVPLIPVLRKHPLGVLRAMSWVLVSGATGYVVNTYGITYAIQSTGASRGTVLMILNLSYVFGLIALLTVGRLVDRRRRTVLITVAVLQIPAAVLLFPLMALGSIVAVAIAFCLVFFAVGAIEATRGSVLAALFPVAIRYSGVSLSYNLAYVMAGLAPLATASIVASTGTVTWMVVLLAIAALIALPVAFVEPRSGPRVVVED, from the coding sequence ATGACGGACAGCACTCCTACGACGACCGGCGACGAAGCCACGTCCGGTACGCCATCCACCCCCGTCGCGCGCATCGACCCCCGGGAGGCGCGCACCGTCGTGCTGTCGAGCGCGGTCGGCACGACCATCGAGTTCTACGACTTCGCGCTCTACGGCCTCGCCTCGGCGCTGGTCTTCGCCCCCCAGTTCTTCCCGACCGCCAACCCGGTCGCGGGCCAGCTCGGCGCGCTCGCCTCGTTCGCCATCGGCTTCTTCTTCCGCCCCGTGGGCGGCATCGTCGCCGGGCACTTCGGGGACCGGATCGGCCGCAAGCAGGTGATGATCTGGAGCTTCCTGGTGATGGGCTTCTCGACGCTGCTGATCGCCTTCCTGCCGACCTACTCGACGATCGGCCTGGCCGCCCCCGCGCTGCTGGTCCTGCTGCGCGCGATCCAAGGCATCGCCGCGGGCGCCGAGTGGGGCGGGGCGGCGCTGATGGCCGTGGAGCACGCGCCGCCGGAGAAGCGCGGGCTCTACGGGTCGGCCCCGGCGTTCGGCACCACGGCGGGCCCGCTCCTCTCGACCACCGTGTTCGTGGTTCTCTCGGCGGTCAACCCCGGCGGATTCGTCGGGGGTGGCTGGCGCATCGCCTTCGGGCTGAGCTTCGTCCTGCTCGTCTTCGGGTTCTACCTGCGGCGGCGCGTCACCGAGAGCCCGCTGTTCGAGTCGGCGCTGGCGCACGAGCCGCCGCGGGTGCCGCTGATCCCGGTCCTGCGCAAACACCCGCTCGGGGTGCTGCGCGCCATGTCGTGGGTGCTGGTGAGCGGGGCGACCGGTTACGTCGTCAACACCTACGGGATCACCTACGCGATCCAGAGCACCGGCGCCTCGCGAGGGACGGTCCTCATGATCCTCAACCTCAGCTACGTGTTCGGCCTGATCGCGCTCCTGACGGTCGGGCGCCTGGTCGACCGCAGGCGCCGCACCGTGCTCATCACCGTCGCAGTGCTCCAGATCCCGGCTGCGGTCCTGCTGTTCCCGCTGATGGCGCTCGGCAGCATCGTGGCCGTGGCCATCGCCTTTTGCCTGGTGTTCTTCGCGGTGGGGGCCATCGAGGCGACCCGCGGGTCGGTGCTCGCGGCGCTGTTCCCCGTCGCGATCCGCTACAGCGGGGTGTCGCTGTCCTACAACCTCGCCTACGTGATGGCCGGCCTCGCGCCGCTGGCCACCGCGTCCATCGTGGCCTCGACCGGCACCGTCACCTGGATGGTCGTCCTGCTGGCGATCGCCGCGCTGATCGCCCTGCCGGTCGCCTTCGTGGAGCCGCGCAGCGGGCCCCGCGTCGTCGTCGAGGACTGA
- a CDS encoding VOC family protein has translation MDLVVNHVGLTVADLDRSTAFYTALGGEVVGGDRFDGPHMDRGLGVEGVDLHVRMVRFGSVILELLQYAAPPGQPWTGRNNDVGASHLAFTVDDIQAVHAALVAQGVEFYSEPIEIKTGAFAGGFFVYAKDPDGVTVEFLQAGPTLAGLAP, from the coding sequence ATGGATCTCGTCGTGAACCACGTCGGCCTGACGGTCGCCGACCTCGACCGCTCGACCGCGTTCTACACCGCGCTCGGGGGCGAGGTCGTCGGCGGTGACCGGTTCGACGGCCCGCACATGGACCGCGGGCTCGGCGTCGAGGGCGTCGATCTGCACGTCCGCATGGTCCGTTTCGGCTCGGTGATCCTCGAGCTGCTCCAGTACGCGGCGCCTCCCGGGCAGCCGTGGACCGGGCGGAACAACGACGTCGGCGCCTCGCACCTCGCCTTCACCGTGGACGACATCCAGGCCGTGCACGCCGCGCTGGTCGCGCAGGGCGTCGAATTCTACTCCGAGCCGATCGAGATCAAGACCGGCGCCTTCGCCGGCGGCTTTTTCGTGTACGCGAAGGATCCCGATGGGGTGACGGTCGAGTTCCTGCAGGCGGGCCCCACGCTCGCGGGCCTGGCCCCGTGA
- a CDS encoding Coenzyme F420 hydrogenase/dehydrogenase, beta subunit C-terminal domain produces the protein MTALPLRARRPASLTEVVRSGLCSGCGLCASLAGPGKITMGLNMKGNSRPLVVGELDERTHRTILDVCPGATLTGPGRPAGAKTHPVWGPIREIHRVWSAESEVRHHAAAGGTLSGLGRYLIDSGEVDAILHVRASAKTPWLTEATVSRNADDVYGGAQSRYGPSAPLVHVKQLLDGGERFAVVAKPCDISAVRALARVDPRVDRQVRFLLTNFCGGVFNAQVARAMIRFHGVEESEVDTFRFRGDGWPGPHRVQAKDGRTFDLSYESAYKDRPWGYDMQFRCKICPDGVGESADISVPDAWILKDGRPVYDEAPGVNVAVVRTERGRDLLARAVEAGYLELSSISMTELEQMHGNHPARKVGAPATFTALRVLGQPAPRVTGYRPLASVLRAGWRVSWGQFAGTVRRVLKRDNREPVI, from the coding sequence GTGACCGCCCTCCCGCTGCGCGCCCGCCGGCCGGCGTCGCTCACCGAGGTCGTGCGTTCCGGGCTCTGCTCGGGCTGCGGCCTGTGCGCGAGCCTCGCCGGCCCCGGGAAGATCACGATGGGGCTCAACATGAAGGGCAACTCGCGCCCGCTCGTGGTCGGCGAGCTCGACGAGCGGACCCACCGCACGATCCTCGACGTCTGCCCCGGCGCCACCCTCACCGGCCCCGGCCGCCCGGCGGGCGCGAAGACCCACCCCGTGTGGGGGCCGATCCGCGAGATCCACCGGGTGTGGTCGGCCGAATCGGAGGTCCGCCACCACGCCGCCGCGGGCGGCACGCTGTCGGGCCTCGGCCGCTACCTGATCGACAGCGGCGAAGTCGACGCGATACTTCACGTGCGCGCGTCGGCGAAGACACCGTGGCTGACGGAGGCGACGGTCTCGCGGAACGCCGACGACGTGTACGGCGGCGCCCAGTCCCGCTACGGGCCTTCGGCGCCGCTGGTCCACGTCAAGCAGCTGCTCGATGGCGGCGAGCGGTTCGCCGTCGTCGCCAAGCCGTGCGACATCTCCGCGGTACGGGCGCTGGCGCGCGTGGACCCGCGGGTGGACCGGCAGGTCCGCTTCCTGCTCACGAACTTCTGCGGCGGGGTGTTCAACGCGCAGGTGGCGCGGGCGATGATCCGCTTCCACGGGGTCGAGGAGTCCGAGGTCGACACCTTCCGCTTCCGCGGGGACGGCTGGCCGGGCCCGCACCGCGTGCAGGCCAAGGACGGGCGGACGTTCGACCTCAGCTACGAGAGCGCCTACAAGGATCGGCCCTGGGGTTACGACATGCAGTTCCGCTGCAAGATCTGCCCCGACGGGGTCGGCGAGTCCGCCGACATCTCGGTGCCCGACGCGTGGATCCTCAAGGACGGCAGGCCCGTCTACGACGAGGCACCCGGGGTCAACGTGGCGGTGGTCCGCACCGAGCGCGGCCGGGATCTGCTCGCCCGCGCGGTCGAGGCCGGCTACCTGGAACTGTCGTCGATCTCGATGACCGAGCTCGAGCAGATGCACGGCAACCACCCGGCCCGCAAGGTCGGCGCTCCCGCGACGTTCACCGCTCTGCGGGTACTGGGTCAGCCCGCGCCGCGGGTGACGGGGTACCGGCCGCTGGCTTCGGTGCTCCGTGCCGGGTGGCGCGTGTCGTGGGGGCAGTTCGCCGGCACCGTCCGCCGGGTTCTGAAGCGCGACAACCGCGAACCGGTCATCTGA
- a CDS encoding cyclase family protein yields the protein MTTQDHRTEDWRALGKRFGNWGRWGADDQLGTRNLITADRVKAASALVRRGAVFDLGIPFDEDGPQIGGGRTNPTRVMSVVGGAAADYGAQRYNDDYVFMPLQAATQWDALSHVYYDDLLFNGFPSSSVDRHGAHKLGIETQSKGIVGRGVLLDVAAHLEVDWLAADHVITPEQLDEVAGRQGVEVGAGDIVLIRTGWRRKFVREGDGRAFLAEEPGIGLECCAYLREHDVAAVASDNWAVEVVPSQLADETFPVHMVLIRDMGLLLGEMFDLEELGADCARDRVYEFFLSAPVLKFTHGVGSPVNPLAIK from the coding sequence ATGACGACCCAGGACCACCGGACCGAAGACTGGCGAGCGCTCGGCAAGCGTTTCGGCAACTGGGGCCGGTGGGGTGCCGACGACCAGCTCGGCACCCGCAACCTCATCACCGCCGACCGCGTCAAGGCCGCGTCCGCGCTGGTCCGCCGGGGCGCCGTGTTCGACCTCGGGATCCCCTTCGACGAGGACGGGCCGCAGATCGGCGGCGGGCGCACCAACCCGACCCGGGTCATGTCGGTGGTGGGCGGTGCCGCCGCCGACTACGGCGCCCAGCGGTACAACGACGACTACGTCTTCATGCCGCTGCAGGCCGCGACGCAGTGGGACGCGCTGTCCCACGTCTACTACGACGACCTGCTCTTCAACGGCTTCCCGAGTTCCTCGGTGGACCGTCACGGCGCGCACAAGCTCGGGATCGAGACCCAGTCCAAGGGGATCGTCGGGCGCGGCGTGCTGCTCGACGTGGCCGCCCACCTCGAGGTCGACTGGCTCGCCGCCGACCACGTGATCACCCCGGAGCAGCTCGACGAGGTCGCCGGCCGCCAGGGCGTCGAGGTCGGTGCGGGCGACATCGTGCTCATCCGCACGGGGTGGCGGCGCAAGTTCGTGCGGGAGGGCGACGGGCGCGCGTTCCTCGCCGAGGAACCGGGCATCGGCCTGGAGTGCTGTGCCTACCTGCGAGAGCACGACGTCGCCGCCGTCGCCAGTGACAACTGGGCGGTGGAGGTCGTCCCGTCGCAGCTGGCGGACGAGACCTTCCCCGTGCACATGGTGCTGATCCGCGACATGGGCCTGCTGCTGGGGGAGATGTTCGACCTCGAGGAGCTCGGGGCGGACTGCGCCCGGGACAGGGTCTACGAGTTCTTCCTGTCCGCGCCCGTCCTCAAGTTCACGCACGGCGTCGGGTCGCCGGTCAACCCGCTGGCGATCAAGTAG